The Gillisia sp. Hel_I_86 genome has a segment encoding these proteins:
- a CDS encoding metallophosphoesterase, protein MKKNIIFLTLLAILLLVGCSTYDPKYREGEPTKNFNYPTDKKIEKSFYLLGDGGYSPPGGSSKGLIALKNYMDSVKVTDNYTLILGDNIYPVGMPPKDSPEREAAEYRLDAQLDAFETYEGNVVVIPGNHDWYNEGVKGLERERDYLKEKVKTNLIWAPKTGCGLDVIEISENIQLITLDSQWFLENWDRHPTINDNCPKIKTREALFLELASELQKNQNKTIIIAVHHPLYTNGVHGGQYEFTRHIYPSQKKIPVPILGSLAALIRTSGGVSIQDAQNERYKSLVKRLETIAQGSDRLIFVSGHEHSLQYIEHDSIRQIVAGSGSKGSYAVLSNDGYFAYPEQGFAVYDVFEDGSSWVSFYGNKNNKAKLLYQKEVFSAPKPYDVSHLPTEFPSTITTSIYNEEETEKTGLYESVWGQRYRDLYGTAITVKVANLDTLYGGLKPVIKGGGHQTISIRMEDSLGRDYNMRRLKKSAVQFLQTVAFKGTPVQEQLENTVAENVIEDFYTAAHPYAFLAVPKLSNAIGLYHTNPKLFYVPKQKALGEYNSDFGDELYMIVERPEDDWAGMKSFGEDTKDILSTSDMLEKLRKDEKYFLDEEAYIKARIFDMLIGDWDRHQDQWKWAEVELANGNKRFLPIPRDRDQAFSNFDGAFFGTLKGLAGFANQFAVYGDDIKDVKWFNTAATGMDRTLIQNLGREAWIEQAEFIQKNLTDEIIDEAFLELPEITRNETTDFIVKSLKGRRGNIVDIAKRYYDYMAKLAIVTGTDKDDFIEIERLDQGKTRITISRIKGGEKADVVSDKTYNMEDTDEIWLYALDDDDVINVIGDTEKNLIFVRVIGGQNNDVYKVAENSGRKVKIYDYLSKPSTVESQGKAKIRFRDNYNQNTFDKDKKTFKSGSIVPGFGYNPDDGIKIGVQSVSTENGFKRNPFTIRNTYSLGYYFATNGFDASYQGEFARIIGNFNLVIGANFSSPNASNNFFGYGNETPNFDDDLDYDYNRTKIGRAGIKFGFVRKSPFGSYFGYMANFEGIKVDETENRFITEDFVPNDPDFFERKFFGGLDATYRYESYDNNLNPTRGMKFELNGGGKLNLEDLDRNFGYIKPYLGFYNALSENRKLVLKSQVQAHFNIGDDYEFYQAAQLGGNSGLRGFRQQRFTGKKAFATGADLRYSFNQFKTSFLPFQIGIFGGYDLGRVWTEEGDSNKWHDSYGGGLWINSAEALSAKFSLFSSAEDLRFTFGFGFKF, encoded by the coding sequence ATGAAAAAAAATATTATTTTTCTAACTTTATTAGCCATTTTACTACTTGTTGGATGTTCTACCTACGATCCAAAATATAGAGAAGGCGAACCAACCAAGAATTTCAACTATCCTACAGATAAGAAAATCGAGAAATCTTTTTACTTGTTGGGAGATGGCGGCTACTCCCCTCCCGGTGGAAGTTCCAAGGGCTTGATTGCCCTAAAGAATTATATGGATTCTGTAAAGGTGACAGACAATTACACGCTAATTTTAGGAGATAACATATATCCTGTAGGGATGCCCCCCAAGGATAGCCCAGAGCGTGAAGCTGCCGAATATAGATTGGATGCCCAATTGGATGCGTTCGAGACATACGAAGGAAATGTGGTGGTTATCCCTGGAAACCACGATTGGTACAATGAGGGGGTAAAAGGTCTGGAACGAGAGCGGGATTATTTAAAAGAGAAGGTGAAGACGAATTTAATATGGGCTCCAAAAACAGGATGTGGTCTAGATGTAATAGAAATTTCAGAGAATATTCAACTTATAACCCTAGATTCTCAATGGTTTTTGGAAAATTGGGATAGGCACCCTACTATTAATGATAATTGTCCCAAGATAAAAACAAGGGAAGCCTTGTTTTTGGAACTTGCTTCAGAATTGCAAAAAAACCAAAATAAAACAATTATAATAGCAGTCCACCATCCTTTGTATACCAATGGAGTCCATGGAGGACAATACGAATTTACCAGGCATATTTATCCATCACAAAAGAAAATACCCGTTCCAATTTTGGGCTCTTTGGCTGCTTTAATAAGAACAAGTGGGGGAGTATCTATTCAAGATGCACAGAATGAACGGTATAAATCGCTTGTAAAAAGATTGGAAACCATCGCACAAGGTTCGGATAGGTTGATTTTTGTTTCTGGTCACGAACATTCACTTCAATATATAGAACACGATAGTATCCGTCAAATTGTTGCAGGATCAGGATCTAAAGGATCTTATGCGGTACTGAGCAACGACGGCTATTTTGCATATCCCGAACAAGGCTTTGCGGTTTACGATGTTTTTGAAGATGGTTCTTCTTGGGTCAGTTTTTACGGAAACAAAAATAACAAGGCTAAGCTTTTATATCAGAAAGAAGTTTTTTCTGCACCCAAACCTTATGATGTTTCCCACTTGCCAACAGAATTCCCATCAACGATTACTACTTCTATTTACAACGAAGAAGAAACTGAGAAAACGGGCTTATATGAAAGCGTATGGGGCCAGCGCTATAGAGACCTATATGGAACTGCCATAACTGTAAAAGTCGCAAATTTGGATACCTTATATGGCGGTTTAAAACCTGTGATTAAAGGTGGAGGGCATCAAACTATTTCTATTAGAATGGAAGATAGCTTGGGCAGGGATTATAATATGCGCCGTCTTAAGAAGAGTGCTGTTCAATTTTTGCAAACAGTGGCCTTTAAAGGTACTCCTGTGCAGGAGCAGTTGGAAAATACGGTTGCAGAAAATGTGATTGAGGATTTTTATACCGCTGCACATCCATATGCGTTTCTCGCAGTTCCCAAATTATCCAATGCTATTGGTTTGTACCATACAAACCCAAAGTTGTTTTATGTGCCCAAACAAAAAGCACTGGGGGAATATAATTCAGATTTTGGGGACGAACTCTATATGATCGTGGAAAGACCAGAAGATGACTGGGCTGGCATGAAATCATTTGGAGAAGATACCAAGGATATTTTAAGTACTTCAGATATGCTGGAGAAGTTAAGGAAAGATGAAAAATACTTTTTGGATGAAGAAGCATATATAAAGGCTAGAATCTTCGATATGCTTATTGGAGACTGGGACAGGCACCAAGACCAATGGAAATGGGCCGAAGTAGAATTGGCAAATGGCAATAAGCGATTTTTGCCAATTCCAAGAGATCGCGATCAGGCTTTCTCTAATTTTGATGGAGCATTTTTTGGGACATTAAAGGGTTTGGCAGGCTTTGCAAATCAATTTGCGGTATATGGCGATGATATTAAAGATGTAAAATGGTTCAATACCGCAGCTACCGGAATGGATAGAACCCTTATCCAGAATTTGGGAAGGGAAGCCTGGATAGAACAAGCTGAATTTATCCAGAAGAATTTAACCGACGAAATTATTGATGAGGCATTTTTGGAATTGCCAGAAATCACAAGAAACGAAACCACAGATTTTATTGTAAAGAGCCTAAAGGGGAGAAGAGGAAATATTGTGGATATCGCCAAAAGATATTACGATTATATGGCCAAATTGGCCATAGTTACAGGAACAGATAAAGATGACTTCATAGAAATCGAACGTTTGGACCAGGGCAAAACCAGGATTACCATTTCTAGGATAAAAGGTGGTGAAAAAGCTGATGTGGTAAGTGATAAGACATATAATATGGAAGATACAGATGAAATTTGGTTATATGCCCTAGACGATGATGATGTAATAAATGTAATAGGAGATACAGAGAAGAATTTAATCTTTGTTCGGGTTATTGGGGGGCAAAATAACGATGTTTACAAGGTTGCCGAGAATAGTGGAAGAAAGGTGAAGATTTATGATTATCTAAGCAAGCCTAGTACGGTGGAGTCACAAGGGAAGGCAAAAATCAGGTTTAGGGACAACTATAACCAGAACACCTTTGATAAGGATAAAAAGACGTTTAAATCGGGATCCATAGTGCCAGGCTTTGGGTATAACCCAGATGATGGAATTAAAATTGGGGTACAGAGTGTTTCGACCGAGAATGGTTTCAAGAGAAATCCATTCACCATAAGAAACACGTATAGTTTGGGATATTATTTTGCAACAAATGGTTTTGATGCTAGCTATCAAGGAGAGTTTGCTCGAATAATTGGAAATTTCAATTTGGTAATAGGTGCCAATTTTTCCAGTCCAAATGCTTCCAATAATTTCTTTGGCTACGGGAATGAAACTCCAAATTTCGATGATGATCTGGATTATGACTATAACAGGACCAAAATAGGCAGGGCAGGGATCAAATTTGGTTTTGTTAGGAAATCACCCTTCGGAAGTTATTTTGGTTATATGGCCAATTTTGAAGGAATCAAAGTAGATGAGACCGAAAATAGATTTATTACTGAAGATTTTGTTCCCAATGATCCAGATTTTTTCGAAAGAAAATTCTTTGGAGGTCTAGATGCCACATATAGATACGAAAGCTATGACAATAATTTGAACCCTACTCGAGGAATGAAATTCGAATTAAATGGTGGGGGAAAACTAAACCTTGAAGATTTAGATAGAAATTTTGGATATATAAAGCCCTATTTAGGGTTTTATAATGCTCTTTCTGAAAATCGCAAGTTGGTTTTAAAATCCCAAGTACAAGCTCATTTTAATATCGGGGATGATTACGAGTTTTATCAAGCTGCCCAATTAGGAGGGAATTCCGGTCTACGAGGGTTTAGACAACAACGTTTTACTGGGAAAAAAGCATTTGCAACGGGAGCAGACTTGCGTTATAGCTTTAACCAATTTAAGACCTCTTTCCTGCCATTCCAAATTGGAATATTTGGGGGGTATGACCTTGGTAGGGTATGGACAGAAGAGGGAGATAGCAACAAGTGGCATGATAGCTATGGCGGAGGGCTGTGGATTAATAGCGCTGAAGCATTGAGTGCTAAGTTTAGTTTATTTAGTAGTGCAGAAGATTTGAGGTTTACTTTCGGATTTGGATTTAAGTTTTAA